The stretch of DNA ACACAGGTCGGCCCCTACATTGATATGCGACGTTAAAATCAAACTGAACCATTAGGAATATTAGATTCAACCAACAGCGTAATAGGAGTCGCGAAGATGAAGGCGATCCGCATCCATGAATTCGGCCAATCGGAAGACGTGCTCAAGTACGAAGATGTCGCGGTGCCGGAACCCAAGACCGGCGAAGTCTTGATCAAAGTCGAAGCTGCGTCACTCAACCGCGCCGATCTCGGTCTGCGCAAAGGCACCTATCGGATCGCCGCCGACGCCTTGCCGGTAATTCCCGGCCGCGAATTTGCCGGAACCATTGCCAAACTCGGCTCGGGCGTGAACGATTTCACTATCGGCCAGCGCGGCGTCGCTTATCCAAGTCTTGGCGGCTACGCCGAATACGCTGTGGCCAAAACTTCCGAAGTCCGACCCATCCCCGACGGCGTCACCTTCGCCCAAGCGGCGGCGTTGCCAACCGCAGCGCTCACCGCCTGGTTCGGCTTACAGACCGACGGCAATTTGAAATCATCTGAATGGCTACTGGTTCAAGGCGGCAGCAGCGGCGTTGGCGTCGCGGCGATTCAAATCGCCAAGTATCTCGGCGCCAAAGTGATCGCTACTTCCGGCAGCGAAGAAAAATGCCGCAAGCTGCGCAAATTCGGCGCCGACATCACAATCGACGTCTCGGCCAACGATTTCGTCGCCGAAGTCATGCGCGCAACAAACAATCGCGGCGTCGATGTGGTCTTGGAAATGATCGGCGGCGAAGTCTATCAGAAAAGTTTGCACACCCTGGCGCCGGGCGGACGGTTGTTCTCCATTGGCGGCGCTTTCGGCGCGGTTCCCGATCCAGCGCCTCAGCTCACCGAGGGCAGAAAAGCCACGCGCTTTTCGATCACCAACTATTTAAAAACCAAGCCGGAAGAATTTCACCAACTCGACATTATTTTAGGACTGGTGCAAGAAAAGAAGTTCGATGTCGGCATCGGCAAAACTTTTTCCCTAGCCGAAACCGCCGCCGCCCAGCGCTATCTCGAAGGCCGTGAACATTTCGGCAAAGTGATGCTGTCGATGTGACAACCTCCGATCCCTTCTCCCCTCACGGGAGAAGGTTAGGATGAGGGTGAATTCGCACGGGATGAGTTCGGCGCTCACGAATGTGTCAGTATCACCCCATCCCTGCCTTCCCCCGTCAAAGGGGGAAGGGGTAAGATTGTGTTCGACCCAGGGTCGCACTTACGAAAGGAGAAATCGCCATGCCGTTCAAAATCAGACGAGTCGGCCATTTGGTCCTGAAAGTAAAAGAGATCGAAGGCTCGCGCAAGTTTCTTTTCCAGGGTAAGCGGCCATTCACTCCCCATTCCTGACTTGTCCCGCTATTTTCCGCCGAACACCTTGGCGAGAAAACCCTCTTTCTCCAACTCAGCGACGTACTTGTACAAGACGTAATCTTTCGCCTGCAAATCTTTGGCCTCGGGCCGATTTCTTTTTAGGATTTGCGCGGTGAACTCGACGCCTTCGAGGGTCGGGTAAGGTTTCGTCGGAAAAGTTTTGCTGTAGTAGCGGTAGGTTTCTTCCATCTGGTCTTGGTGTTTTTCTGGATCGAGCCGGAGATATTGGGCGATGGATTTCAAAACTTGCGGCTTCTTGGCCGGATCTTTCCACAGGCTCAAGCCTTCGATGAGCGCCCGCAGCGTGCGCATCGTCATGTCGGGATTGCGATCGAGAAAGTCCTTGGTGGCGACGATCAGTTGGTGCGCGTAGGGAATGCCGGACTCGGATAGATCGATGACTTCGTTGAAACCCAATTGCCGGCCGGCGAGATTGAGCGGCGGGCTGACAATGGCAGCATCGATGACGCCGGCCTTGAGCGCGGCGAAGCGCTCGCTTTGACCGCCCCCTTGGAGAATGAACACGTCTTTATCCGGCTTGAGTCCGTATTTTTCCACCGCCGTGCGCACCGCCGTATCGGACGAGGAACCGTAGCGACTGATGGCGATCTTCTTGCCGCGTAAATCCGCCGGCACTTTAATCTCGGCGCGCGAAAGAATGCTGAACGGAAAGGTATTGATCATGCCGCCGACGAAATAAATATTGGCGCCGCGCAAATTGGCCGTCAACGTCGCCACGCCGTCCTGAGTAGCGAACTGAATGTCGCCGGCGATCAACGACTGCATGCCCACGGTACCGCCGGGGAACGAGATCAGCTCCAAATTTAAACCGTACTTTTGAAACAGCCCGGCCTGCTTAGTGACATGGTAATGACTGTTGGTCCCCGCCGGCGATTCGATACCGATACGCACTGTCTGCAGCGGCTTCTGCGCCCACGCCGCAACCGCGGACGCCAATATCATCGTCAATATTCCGAAAATCGCCGATCGTTTCATAATCCGACTCCTTTGCTTGTCGCGCTGTTGTAGCCGCAAGCGACGAGATCTGTCAAGTTACGTTGGTCGATGGCAGTGCTTCAGTTTGGCGAGATCCCTCACTTCGTTCGGGATGACAACCGTTCGAAATAGGTCATTTCGAGCCCAGCGGGAAATCTTGCTCACTCCATGTACCGACACCGTAACTTAACTGAACCACTATCTTGTCGATTGATCGATGGCTGAGATTCGACTACGGTCGATATCGATCGCTTTCCAAGAATTCGCTTTTTCATGGCCCAACAAGTCACACCCTGGCAAGTGCTCAAGCAACGCGACTTCGGTCTGTTCTGGGCGAGCCTGCTTTTTTCCGCCGTCGGCAGCCAGATCTCAACCGTCGCCATCGCTTGGCAAGTCTACGAGATCACCAATTCGCCGTTTCAATTGGGGCTGGCCGGATTGTTTCGCGCCTTGCCGATCATGCTCTTGTCGATTCCCGGCGGTGTGCTCGCCGACCGCATGGACCGCCGTCTGCTCTTGATCGTCACGCAAAGTTTGGCCGCCTTGCTGGCACTCGCGCTGGCGCTGCTGAGTTATTTTGGCACGGTGCAGGTCTGGCACATTTATTTGGTGACGTTTCTGTCCGGCGCGGTCGGCATCTTCGATTCGCCGGCGCGCACGGCGCTGATCCCGACGCTGGTTCGTGCCGAACAATTGGCGACAGCCTATGCCTTGAATATTACTTGGCGCCAGATCGCCACGCTCTCCGGCCCGTTCATCGGCGGCGTGATCATCGCCACCGTCGGCATCAGCCTTTCGTATTTCATCGACGCGCTGAGTTTCTTGAGCGTCATCGTTTGCCTGGCGCTCATGCGCGCCAGGACACCCGCGGCGACCGGCGCGAAGAAGGAATCGCCGCTGGAGAGCGTGCGCGGCGGTTTTAATTTCATCCGCGACAATACGGCGATCTTGGGATTGATGGGGATGGATACTTGCGTGCAATTTTTCGGCGCCTACCGTTCGATGATGCCGGTGTTTGCCCGCGACATTCTCGCCGTCGGCCCCGCCGGTCTCGGCGCGCTGCTCGGCGTTCCCGCCTTCGGCGCCCTTGCCGGCTCGGCGATTGTCATGGCGATGGGAAATCCAAAACGAAAAGGCCAGCTGATTATCACCGTCACGTTAATCTACACGGCGGGTTTGGTTTGCTTCGCGCTGTCGCGCTCGCTAGCGCTTTCGTTGACCATCGTTTTTTTTCTCGGTCTGGTCGACGCCATCGGCGAAACCCTGCGCGATACGATGGTGCAACTGATCACACCCGACCCCATGCGCGGTAGGGTGAAAAGTTTCGATCAAGTCTTCATGTCCGCCGGCACCTACTTGGGCCACGCGCAAATCGGCACCGCGGCGACATTTCTCGGCGTCCCCGGCGCCTTGGTCATGGGCGGCTGTCTCGGTTCCGCCGGCGTGCTCTTGGTGGCGAAATTCACTCGCGGTTTGCGCCAGATCGATGCGTGAATCGAGCGCCGTTACCAGATGACGTACTTGGCGGAGGAATTCTGTTAGGAAATGTTTTCCACCGCGGACTGAAGATTCTTAAAAGCATTCAAGATGTCCGTGGTGGTGATGATGCCGCAAATTTTGCCGGAGTCATCGACCACCGGCAGACAATTCAATCGATGATCGAGCACCAGCTCAACGGCTTCAGACAATGGAGTTTGCGCTTGCACCGTGAACACTTGGGAAACCATCAAATCGGCAACCAATGTCGAATCGGAATCATAACAACCTTCCGCGCGTAAGATGTCGCGGTCGGAGAGCACGCCAGCCAACCGTCCATCCGGTTCGGCGACGAGCAAATGATGAAACGAATGATGCGCCATCAAATCGACCGCTTCACGAAACAAATTGTGCGGATACAAACTGACAACCTGCGTCGTCATCAATTCACCCACCCGCCGCGGCATCCGGGCGAGATCTGGCGGCAATACGTTTATTTCTGCACCGTTCGATAAGTCCCCCATAAACCCGCGACTCCCCTCCTCAGTTTCACCTACATAGAATCCATCGGCGGCACAGTTTCGATCTTTAGTTGGCGCCGGACACAACTTTGAATCGCCACTTGGCAATTGAATCGACCGTGTTAACTGCGCTATGGTCGCGCCATCGCTACGGAGGCCAGCATGCCCATCGCAAAAGTTCGCGGCATCGAAATGAATTATCAGATTCTCGGCAACAGCGGCCCGTGGGTCGCGCTTTCGCCCGGCGGCCGGCGCGATATGAGCGGCATCGAGCTGCTCGCCAGCGAAGTTGCCCAGCACGGCCACCGCGTCGTCATCTTCGACCGGCGCAACACCGGCGCCTCGCAAGTCGTCATCGACGGCAACGAATCGGAGTATGAAATCTGGGCCGACGACGTGCATGAGTTGCTCAACCAGCTCGGCGCGTTGCCAGCTGTGGTCGGTGGCAGCTCGTCGGGCTGCCGCACTGCATTGCTCTTCGCGCTGCGCCATCCTGAAAGCGTCCGTGCTCTGCTGCTCTGGCGCGTCACCGGCGGGCGCTTCGCGT from Deltaproteobacteria bacterium encodes:
- a CDS encoding NAD(P)H-quinone oxidoreductase, producing the protein MKAIRIHEFGQSEDVLKYEDVAVPEPKTGEVLIKVEAASLNRADLGLRKGTYRIAADALPVIPGREFAGTIAKLGSGVNDFTIGQRGVAYPSLGGYAEYAVAKTSEVRPIPDGVTFAQAAALPTAALTAWFGLQTDGNLKSSEWLLVQGGSSGVGVAAIQIAKYLGAKVIATSGSEEKCRKLRKFGADITIDVSANDFVAEVMRATNNRGVDVVLEMIGGEVYQKSLHTLAPGGRLFSIGGAFGAVPDPAPQLTEGRKATRFSITNYLKTKPEEFHQLDIILGLVQEKKFDVGIGKTFSLAETAAAQRYLEGREHFGKVMLSM
- a CDS encoding ABC transporter substrate-binding protein, with the protein product MKRSAIFGILTMILASAVAAWAQKPLQTVRIGIESPAGTNSHYHVTKQAGLFQKYGLNLELISFPGGTVGMQSLIAGDIQFATQDGVATLTANLRGANIYFVGGMINTFPFSILSRAEIKVPADLRGKKIAISRYGSSSDTAVRTAVEKYGLKPDKDVFILQGGGQSERFAALKAGVIDAAIVSPPLNLAGRQLGFNEVIDLSESGIPYAHQLIVATKDFLDRNPDMTMRTLRALIEGLSLWKDPAKKPQVLKSIAQYLRLDPEKHQDQMEETYRYYSKTFPTKPYPTLEGVEFTAQILKRNRPEAKDLQAKDYVLYKYVAELEKEGFLAKVFGGK
- a CDS encoding MFS transporter — protein: MAQQVTPWQVLKQRDFGLFWASLLFSAVGSQISTVAIAWQVYEITNSPFQLGLAGLFRALPIMLLSIPGGVLADRMDRRLLLIVTQSLAALLALALALLSYFGTVQVWHIYLVTFLSGAVGIFDSPARTALIPTLVRAEQLATAYALNITWRQIATLSGPFIGGVIIATVGISLSYFIDALSFLSVIVCLALMRARTPAATGAKKESPLESVRGGFNFIRDNTAILGLMGMDTCVQFFGAYRSMMPVFARDILAVGPAGLGALLGVPAFGALAGSAIVMAMGNPKRKGQLIITVTLIYTAGLVCFALSRSLALSLTIVFFLGLVDAIGETLRDTMVQLITPDPMRGRVKSFDQVFMSAGTYLGHAQIGTAATFLGVPGALVMGGCLGSAGVLLVAKFTRGLRQIDA
- a CDS encoding CBS domain-containing protein, which encodes MGDLSNGAEINVLPPDLARMPRRVGELMTTQVVSLYPHNLFREAVDLMAHHSFHHLLVAEPDGRLAGVLSDRDILRAEGCYDSDSTLVADLMVSQVFTVQAQTPLSEAVELVLDHRLNCLPVVDDSGKICGIITTTDILNAFKNLQSAVENIS